The Purpureocillium takamizusanense chromosome 11, complete sequence region GAGAGACCGAAAGGCAAACCTTCCGTCCCGCAGTGCACGCTATGGAGCATGGCGTAGTAGATCACGGCGGATGCTGCACAATGGTCGGAGCCCTGACCGTCCGCGACCACTCGAGGGGGGCTCAGAGAGAAGGCTACGAGGAACGGAGAGCGTTTGTTCACTTAAGCTCTATACCGGTAGCCCGTTCGAGTATCACGCGGTTCTACCAGAGGTGCCCAAACACCCCCACAACCATTGCACCGCTTTCGTCAGCCCTCAAAGTCCATCATGAAATTCACCCGCGGTTGCGGCCAAGACTATCCGCATCGATGTCGGCAGCAGTGGCAAGTCGTTGTCGCCCGGCACCGTAACGGCTGACAAGGGGGACATTCTCGAGTTCCACTTTGGCAAGTCCAAGCACAGCGTCGTGTCAGCCGACCATGACAAGGGCTGCCCTCCCCGAAGCCAGGGTGGTCTCTATTCTGGCACGCTCCAAGCAAGGGGTAACAACGCGAGTTGCACTGCATGCTGTACTCAAGAGCAAAAAGAGACGTGCGGGCTGACGCTCGTACAGCCGAGCATCTTCCAAGTCACTGTAGAAAGCACGGAACCGACTTTCTTCTCCTGCTCCGCCGGGAGCCACTGCCAGGGTGGGATGGTTAGGGCTGTCAATCCGAGCTCGGACAAGACTCTCGCGATGCACAAGGACCACGCGAGGTCGTCCGGGAGTCCTGATGCTCCTCACGGTGGTAAGCTCGTCAAGGAAGGCGAGATCAGCAatggcgccacggccactTCTGGGTCGGGGGGGCAAGCCAGGCAAAGGATAACACCGGTACGCTGCAGGCTTGACAGCGTCGTTTGGCGTTATAGCTGGTCTCGtcgccgatgctgccgccttCGTAGTGTGACGGAGAAGGGGAGGCTTGCTCAAGGTGCAGGACGATGACTTGTACCAAAATAACAAATACATGCGTTCGTGGGGCGTGAGCTGGCAAGTGAGGTTTTCGTTGGCTTCTCCAGTGGGGGTCGGCTTTTCAGAGCGCTATTACGATACGCCCTGCGCTTAATGTATACCAATTGGTTcgcatgggcggcgcgatgAGACACTGTAAGGGGATCAATCAGCGATATGGATGAAAAGCAACAAGAATTGGGTGGCGTGGTGGCCATAGCGATTGATGGTTGAGGTCTAGATGAGGCTGAGATTCGGTAGTTTTGTGTTCGCCTCGTCTCAACTGTAGCACCAACCCTTGACACCCAAATCGCCAGCCAATGGCACGCATTCGCGATCGATGCAACCCTCGACGGCCAGAGCTCTCTCTCACCGAGCCGCCGAGGGGTTCGAGACCCCGGTTCCCTGGGTCCGGGCCATTTccgtggcgaggcggcaaGAGGTGGCTTGATGCTGTGCAACCGTTTGAAGGGGCGGGACAGGCTCCGGGCACGATGCGCGGTGTGGTATCACGGTCGCACTTATTCCTGACCGTGAACCTCTAAATCGActccacgcccgcccatcaGGGACCGCGACTGACAGGCTGGGGTATGCCGGATtagtggtgatgatgctgtgCAGGGATCAGCAGGGGCCACCCGTCATCCACCTCGGTcagcgatggcggcctcgtgtTGCCCATCTCCCTATCACCAGTGCATCGACAACGGGAGGGGAGTGGGCTCTGAcgtgttggtggtgccgttGTGGGAGGCTGatgcgacgccgcgggcgggcggcgacccggCAGCACGGATCCGTCCGCCAGAGATGGCATGGGAAACTAGCCGATTTGCATGGCGGCGAGAATGGCAGTCCTCAtcgacgatgagggcggcggccttgtgcACGTGAGATCTGGGGATGCGCGTGCGGCTCATTTGAACTCCTTGGACCCTGGCGGCTGTCGGTGGTGGGTGTCCTGCcaatgacgacgggcggtgACGCGAGCCGCGATTCATCGGGCCGCCCATCGACGATGCTTTTTTCGTTTCTAGCTCCGTCGCTTGCTTCGCGATTAGTTAGTACttactgtactttgtactgTACCAGGTTCAGACGAGAGAAcgggccgacgccgcggcaTGATACGCGAGCCCCTGATGAGCGATGACGTGAAGACGCTGCTGGCTATTTGTCAATGGGCCAAAGGGGAGCCAACCGCCTTTTTTACTCACCGATTGTTCGGCGGTGGCCAACAGACATGACAGCGTCAGGTAATCACGGCGGCTTCTGACCCTGCATCGTGTGCTGGAAGAGCAGGTGGCGCTAGTCCTTGTCTTGGCCCagcagacgggcgaggccgagcccTACCTTGCTTGGGAGTCGGACCCTGAATATCTCTCTGGCGGGCTGGGTGGAGCTGCACCGTCTCACAGACATTGGCGCCTTGAGAACTTGCCtgcagacgggcgggcgggcgggaatTGGCGAAGCTGATGCTGGAGTGGGAGggtcgaggcggagctgAGTGTTGATTCATTGCCCTTCTTGATGGCACGGCCAGGAGATGCCTCAcaggaggcgggcgtcgagcgcagAGCCCGCATGCCCGCCTACATGACCAGGCTAGACGCAATAGAAACGGGCGCTTGAGTCGGGTCAAGGGTCGCATGGCGTAATGGCTGATTCATGATGGATGTGATGTTGGATCTACCTTGCGTCCATCCTCCGCAGAACGGGGGCTCAGCCGGCCGCGCCTGCCCAGCAGCTAGGGGCCGGGCGCCCACAAGCCGATGCGCCCGCCAACCTCCACTGACAGGATTAGTACCTAggataggtaggtaggcacctAAGCTCTCTGGGTTAGCAGCCCAGCGCTACTACGTACAAGGATGCCTTACCTTAGgcaaggtacgaagtaccttacTGCCAGTGCACCGAGTCGGCAGCGGGTACGCCCCCGGCCCAGGTGCGCCTTCCCCATCAAATGACTGGGCTCGATCTGGACGACCAACGCGGGCCctcagcatcgtcaccttTACACTCGCCACCTCCCCTCTGCCTCGCCCGGCACTCTCGACACATCCCTCAATTATGGCTCCAGGGGCCCCAAAAGAAACCacagccatggcctcgtTCAATGCCCTTGTCCACCACGGCTCGACTCCCCGTAACGGGGATTTGCCCAACTTTTGTCCAACCTGTCTGCCTACACCCCCCAAGGCGGCCGGCCTTCGACCCTCACTCACGTCACGGCCACACAAAACTCTCTTTCTGTGCGAGCGCTTCGTCCAGCCTCAGGAggtgtccccccccccccctccccaaaaTACACCGCGCGGTACTCCCATACGTGCTCTGCCGTGTTGCTACGGCCGGCACCCCCTTGATCTCACGACGCGACCCGCCGGCTAGCCTGTTAGTACAGCCTGCAGCTCCATGACGCGTAGCGAGGACGCCACGAGGGATGCATAGATCTTAGGATCAGATACCCGCTGCACCTCATCTCGTCCTCTGAACCCAAGAGGTAGACCACAGCAAGACCTACGAGTATCGCCCGGTTCTTCCCCACCCGTCGGGCATCATTTATCACGTCGGAGCCGGCCAGTCGTTTATGCTGGTGGCGCTGTCTTGCTGCTCCTTCTCTTACCTatcgctcgtcctcgaccggGAACTCCAAAGCCCACCAACCCCCCGCCGACAatatcccccccccctgtgTGCGAGACCACAGCTCCATGACCGCTCGTCCTGCCTCTTACGACATCGACTCGGACCGTCTGGCCCACTCGCAATAAGAAACACTGCCCTCCACAGGAGCTCCGTGGCCCCTTCTGCCACACACCCGACGTCCTGTCTCCGCCCGCCTTGTCCATGGCCAGTCAATAGCGCTTAGAGGCTGAGGAATAACCACTGTTCTTGTGTCGATTACTTCAGATCAGCCGTCGACACGCTATCAATATCAATCAGAGGATCCCAGCAACTGGCCCTGCCTTCGTATTGCCTCCGGACATGGCTACAGGAAAGCTTCTCATCTACCTCCTGAGGCGCGACCTCAAGGTTATTGACAACCCCATCCTCCACCAcctggccaccaccaccgatCATGGCTTCACCCACCTCCTACCCATCTACGTGTTTCCGGCCCATCAGATCGAAGTGTCGGGATtcctcaaggacggcgagaAATCACCGTACCTCCCGGCACGCAGTCGTGTAGGGGGCTACTGGCGCTGTGGCCCACACCGAGCCAAGTTTCTTGCACAGTCCGTCTGGGATCTCAAGGAAAGCCTGGAACAGCTTGGCAGTGGCCTCGTCATTCGAGTTGGTGACGTCAAGGATGTGCTGAGCCACCTGATTCACGGCCTGAAGGGAAAGGCGCCTGGTGTTGGCGCGGTCTGGATGACTGAGGAGTTGTCTTTGGAGGAGAAGGACGAGCAGGATGCCGTTGCATCTATATGCTCTGCGAACGACATTAGCTTCAAGTTGTGGCCTGACGAGAAATACTTCGTAGACGAGTAAGTCGTCTGAtcttgatgtcgtcgatgtgGGCTAACGTGATGCAAAGCCGCGACACCGGACTGGAGACACCAAAGGATCTTCCCGACGTATTCACTTCCTACCGAAAATCCCAAGAACCGCTGCGAGAGCGTCCTCGCAGCGTGCTTCCGCGCGTTGAAAGGTCTTCGTTGCCGTTGTTCCTTGAAAAGACGTCGGTACCAGACCAGCACCATCCCTTTACCGTGCCCACTAAGCTGCAGGACCTCGAGGCTCGCCTGATTCAACCGCTCGGCGATATCGTTCGAAATGCGCCGCCCTACCCTGATGGTGCAGAGTCTGCTCACCCGTTTCAAGGTGGCGAAAGCCACGCCCAGAAGCGCCTGCGTCATCTCATTAAGTCAGGCGCTATGTCGTCATATAAGGAAACACGGAACGGCCTTCTCGGACTCGATTTCAGCACCAAGCTCTCGGCTTATCTCGCGTTGGGTTGCGTGTCTGCGAGATTCGTTCACGAGGAACTTTTGAAATTGGAAGACGGAACCGACCCAGAATATGAGAAAGCTCCTGGATACGGACAAGGTGAATCTGATGGGACAGCAGCGGTACGATTTGAGCTTTTGTGGCGCGACTACATGCGCCTTTGTATGGCCAAGTTTGGTCAGAAACTATTCCGTCAGTCAGGTTTCACGCAAGGCGACAAATACGACAAGACGTGGAAGACCGCAAACAAACACGAAGCGAAGCATGATCAGGATCCATCTCCGGATAAGATCGCGAGGATCTTGGAGCGTTTTGAGGAAGGAACCACCGGTATGGGGCTTATCGATGCCTCACAGCGTGAGCTATTCCATACCGGATACACCTCTAACCGAGCCAGACAAAACTCTGCCAGTTTTCTCAGCAAGCATCTCGGCATCGACTGGCGCTACGGTGCGGAATGGTACGAAATGCTATTGGTCGACTTTGATGTCTCTTCCAACTGGGCCAACTGGCAGTACATGGCGGGTGTGGGCAACGATCCTCGCGGGGATGCACGAATTTTCAACCCGGTGAAACAGGCATTCGACTACGACAAGGACGGCACCTACGTCCGTACTTGGGTGCCGGAGCTCAAAGACCTTGAAAAGCCTGAAAATGTCTTCCAGGCTTGGACAGCAAGCAGCTCCGATCTAGAACAGCACGGCTTAGCGAACAACATCATGGTCACGGATCCGATCAAGCGAATCGACTTTACGGTGGACAGAAAGCCGAAggggtcgcggcggtcgttCCCAAGGAGGCGTGGTCCAGGAAGAGgtggtcgccgtggcggaaATGGTCAAGGCCCAGGCGGCTCGGGAGCCCCTCAGGACCATAGTACGGATGGCTCCGCGATGCATCACAGTGCCCACTCGAACGGATTATTACAAAGCCAGTCCAGGGGCCGAGGTGTGCCGCGACCCCCCCGAGGCGGAGGATACGCGCCAAGGGCCAACTACGACTCGCC contains the following coding sequences:
- a CDS encoding Deoxyribodipyrimidine photo-lyase (EggNog:ENOG503NYHG~COG:L~COG:T); the encoded protein is MATGKLLIYLLRRDLKVIDNPILHHLATTTDHGFTHLLPIYVFPAHQIEVSGFLKDGEKSPYLPARSRVGGYWRCGPHRAKFLAQSVWDLKESLEQLGSGLVIRVGDVKDVLSHLIHGLKGKAPGVGAVWMTEELSLEEKDEQDAVASICSANDISFKLWPDEKYFVDDRDTGLETPKDLPDVFTSYRKSQEPLRERPRSVLPRVERSSLPLFLEKTSVPDQHHPFTVPTKLQDLEARLIQPLGDIVRNAPPYPDGAESAHPFQGGESHAQKRLRHLIKSGAMSSYKETRNGLLGLDFSTKLSAYLALGCVSARFVHEELLKLEDGTDPEYEKAPGYGQGESDGTAAVRFELLWRDYMRLCMAKFGQKLFRQSGFTQGDKYDKTWKTANKHEAKHDQDPSPDKIARILERFEEGTTGMGLIDASQRELFHTGYTSNRARQNSASFLSKHLGIDWRYGAEWYEMLLVDFDVSSNWANWQYMAGVGNDPRGDARIFNPVKQAFDYDKDGTYVRTWVPELKDLEKPENVFQAWTASSSDLEQHGLANNIMVTDPIKRIDFTVDRKPKGSRRSFPRRRGPGRGGRRGGNGQGPGGSGAPQDHSTDGSAMHHSAHSNGLLQSQSRGRGVPRPPRGGGYAPRANYDSPPVYYNNGYPGPWSVDYNDARGRSNYGFYRGVAPMYGQRMQVPFRNSYAQPMYFPPPTMGPGGA